In one Cervus canadensis isolate Bull #8, Minnesota chromosome 22, ASM1932006v1, whole genome shotgun sequence genomic region, the following are encoded:
- the LSM3 gene encoding U6 snRNA-associated Sm-like protein LSm3 — MADDVDQQQTTNTVEEPLDLIRLSLDERIYVKMRNDRELRGRLHAYDQHLNMILGDVEETVTTIEIDEETYEEIYKSTKRNIPMLFVRGDGVVLVAPPLRVG, encoded by the exons ATGGCGGACGACGTGGACCAG CAACAAACGACCAACACTGTGGAAGAGCCCCTGGATCTCATCCGGCTCAGCCTGGACGAGCGCATCTACGTGAAGATGAGAAATGACAGAGAGCTTCGAGGCAGGTTACAT GCTTATGATCAGCATTTAAATATGATATTGGGAGATGTGGAAGAAACTGTGACAACTATAGAAATTGATGAAGAAACATATGAAGAGATATATAAA TCAACAAAACGGAACATTCCGATGCTCTTTGTACGGGGAGATGGCGTTGTGCTAGTTGCCCCGCCATTGAGAGTTGGCTGA